The Fusobacterium perfoetens sequence CATATAAAGTAAAAATATTAAATTAAACAATTTTTATCATAGAAAGTTAAGATTTACAGAAAACTCTTCACACCCTCTAAAAAGAAAAAATGTTACAAACCAGTAATAGTTTGTAACACTCTTTTTTTAATTATATAGGATTTCTACTAAATCTTTTTTATATTTGCTTGCTTTTTCAAGCTCAAGTCTGTTGTCTCTTATCAAGAATTTTCTTGAGTTCCAACCATCAGATAAAAGTCCTGAGAAAGCATCTAAGTTTTGATAGTATAATTCTCCACTAGCAACTAAAGTATCTATAAACTCAAACTTACTTGGAGTATAAAGTCCCTCATTTATTATCTCTTCATAATATCTTTTCCATAGTGGTGCAACAAGTTCTCCACCTGTTGTTTCCATTTTTTTATTGTCATCATATCCAATATAAGCTGTCGTTACATATTCAGGAGTTATTCCAGCATACCAAACACTTAAAGAATCGTTTGTTGTTCCTGTTTTTCCTCCTTGCTCAATATGTCCACCTTTTTTAGTTATAACAGTAGCTCCTTTACTTGTTCCATATTTTACAGAACCTATTAAAAGATTTGTTGTAAGAGCTATATCTTTTGAGTCAAAAACTTTTTGTACAGATGGTGTATTTTTTATTAATGTATTTCCATTACTATCTCTCACTTCTGTAACAACCATAGGTTCAACAACATACCCACCATTTGAGAATATTGCAAAACCTTTTGCTAAATCTTTAGGAGTTACCGATAAAGTTCCCAAAGCTGTACTTAAATTTAAATCAGTTTCCATATTAGCATTTAATTTTTTTAGATTTTCAGATAGTTTTCTTGGAGTAACACTTTTTAAAAGTTTTATAGTAACACTATTAACAGATCTAACAAGTCCGTCAAACAGCGTGATATTATCTCTGTAAGTTACTCCATAATTTTTTGGAGCCCAACCTTGATCATATAAAACCCTTGAATCTTCTATAATTGTATTTTCAGAGTATCCATCTATTATAGCAGAAAGATATACAAATGGCTTGAATGAAGAACCAATCTGTCTTTGTGACATTATAGCTCTATTGAAATTACCCGTTACATAATCTCTACCACCTATGATAGAAGTGATATAACCATTTGAAGAATTTATTGTTATCATAGCACCTTGAAGTTCTTTATTTTTAGCAATGGCTGGATATTCGTTGAAAACTCTCTCAGCTACTTTTTGCATATCGTAGTTTAAAGTAGTATAAACTTCTAATCCACCATTATAGATAACCTCTTCATCAAAATTATCATCTAAATAATCTAAAACTAAATCTGTAAAACTTGGAGCTAAAGATTTATTAACTCTACTTCTTGGATAAACAATTGTTGTATGAGCTAAATCCATTCCCTCTTTAAAATCCTCTTCCAATACAAACTTATGTTCCAAAGCCTCTTCATATTGGTCTTTTGTTATCATATTAAAGTTATACATTTGTTTTAGGACAAGCCTCATTCTTTGAAGAGCGTTATCAAGATGTTTTCTAGGATTATAAAATCCTGGT is a genomic window containing:
- a CDS encoding transglycosylase domain-containing protein, with translation MKKIFKIILLAFVFLFFSGILSVFLVINHYKKQLPDIETLIESYSPSLPTKVYDINGKVIDVLYKESRIPAKFDEVPQCAKDAFISIEDRRFYSHYGIDPIGILRAIVVNIKYQSRRQGASTFTQQLARNAFLSHEKKISRKIKEAILTIEIEKRYTKDEIFVKYLNEIYFGDGDYGIKSAAKSLFKKDIRYINIPEAALLAGVPNRPGFYNPRKHLDNALQRMRLVLKQMYNFNMITKDQYEEALEHKFVLEEDFKEGMDLAHTTIVYPRSRVNKSLAPSFTDLVLDYLDDNFDEEVIYNGGLEVYTTLNYDMQKVAERVFNEYPAIAKNKELQGAMITINSSNGYITSIIGGRDYVTGNFNRAIMSQRQIGSSFKPFVYLSAIIDGYSENTIIEDSRVLYDQGWAPKNYGVTYRDNITLFDGLVRSVNSVTIKLLKSVTPRKLSENLKKLNANMETDLNLSTALGTLSVTPKDLAKGFAIFSNGGYVVEPMVVTEVRDSNGNTLIKNTPSVQKVFDSKDIALTTNLLIGSVKYGTSKGATVITKKGGHIEQGGKTGTTNDSLSVWYAGITPEYVTTAYIGYDDNKKMETTGGELVAPLWKRYYEEIINEGLYTPSKFEFIDTLVASGELYYQNLDAFSGLLSDGWNSRKFLIRDNRLELEKASKYKKDLVEILYN